TGCCGAAGCTCGAAGCCTTCATGGCCGCGGCGTATTCCTTGAACTGCTGATGGACCTTCAGGACGGCTGCCGAATCCGCCGTGGCGTTGTGCGACAGGGAGTCATTGACGAGCGCGAACTTCCGGACGATCGAGTCCGCCGCCGTGATGGCCGCGGTGTCACTCGCGGCGACGGCGTCACGTACGGTTCGCTGGTACAACTCGAGCAACGCGAGCTGCTGACGGCTCTGCTCCAGGGCCGGCGAATAGTCGTTACGGATGGTGGTCAGCTCGGACTGTGCGCGGCGACCGAGGACGATCGTCGTGCCAAGGGTGATGAGGAAGCCGAGCGCGGCCACCACGGGGAGGGCCAGAATCTTGGCCCGCAGAGTCAAGGTACGAAACATGGATTCGCTTCAAGGGACGCCAGGGAGGGCACGGACGTCGTCGTCCGACACGGCACAGTGAGGGGTATCGGACCAAGGCCTGACGCACTTGAGAAAAACGGATGGAGTGTCACGTGGCGGGCACGGGTGTCACGCCCGGGTTCTGACTTGCAGAGGTCCGATATCAGAGATCAGTCGGTCAGAACTGAGACGGCGATCGAATGATGAGAGATCAGACAACCACGAGGTCAGAAGTCTGAGCACTGGCGGTCGAGGGTATCGTGCGCGCCACCGGCCCCGCTGGCCGGGCCTGCGGCCCGGGCGCCCGCAGGGTCCCTCGGGGCGCGAAGCGCCCCGCAAAACACCGCCCCTTCGCGTCAGTACCCAGCCCGCCGGCGAAGTGCTCGGACCTCTGATTTCGTTGTTGTCTGATCTCTCATCATTCGATCGCCGTCTCAGTTCTGACCTACTGATCTCTCACCTCTGACCTCTGAGAATCAGATGTCTGACCCGTATTCCCCAAAGCAAAGCGGGCAGCCGTCCCTGACGTCTGCCCGCTGCTCCATCCGACCGCGGTCGCTTACAACCCGTCCAGCAACGAATCGTTGTTCGTCGTGGCCGCGATGCGTTTGATGAGCCACTCCATGCCCGCCTGCGGAGGCAGCTGGTGCAGGCCACGCCGCAGCAGGTGCACCTTCTCGAGCTGATCCGGGCGATAGAGTTTTTCTTCGCGACGCGTCCCGCTGGTGGCGATGTCGAACGCCGGGAAGATGCGCCGGTCGGCCAGCGAGCGATCGAGCTTGATTTCGCAGTTGCCGGTGCCCTTGAACTCCTCGAAGATCACGTCGTCCATGCGCGAGCCCGTTTCCACGAGCGCGGTGGCGATGATGGTGAGCGAACCGCCGCCGTGCTGCTCGGCGATCATGCGCGCCGAGCCGAAGAACGCCTTGGGCTTCTGCATGGCCGTGGCATCGAGGCCACCCGACATCGTGCGGCCTGTGCCCCGGTCGACCGTGTTGTGCGCGCGGGCGAGACGGGTGATCGAGTCGAGCACGATCACCACATCCTTGCCCTGCTCCACGAGGCGACGCGCGCGTTCGAGCGTCATCTCGGCCACTTCCACGTGACGCTTGGGTGGCATGTCGAAGCTCGATGCCACGACCTCGCCATAACCCCACGTGATCATTTCGCTGACCTCCTCCGGTCGTTCGTCGACGAGGAGGATGAGCAGCACGGCCTGTGGATGATTGATGGCCACCCCTTCGACGATGGCCTGCAGCAGCGTGGTCTTGCCGGCGCGGGCCGGCGCGACGATCAGCGCGCGCTGACCGTACCCGATGGGAGCGATCAGATCGATGGCCCGACGCGTGAGTTCGGGGCCGGTCTTGGCCGGACGACCCGTTTCCAGCGTGAGCTTCCGGTCGGGATAGCTCGCGATGAGCGTGTTGAAGTCGGGACGCTTCTCCAGCACGACGGGCGATCCGTCGTTGAGCGTCTGCACTTCGACCACCAGATAGCGGCCGCGATGATCGCGACCATAGGTGACATCGAGGCGGTCGCCACGCCGGAGCTGGTGCAGCCGCACGAGCGCCGGCGGAACGAAGGGGTCGGTGGGATCGGGCAGGTAGCTGTTCACCGCGCGGCGCAGGAAGCCGCCATCACGCGACGGGTCGAACCACCCCGACATCGTGCCTTCCACGCCGATGGGTGCCGACGGTGCGCCCGGGGCCGGCAGGGCCGTGCCTTCGGTGCCCACATTGGCGCCGCCTTCATCACCACGCCGGAACCGGTTCCGGCCGCGTCGACCATTGCGGCGGAAGCCGCCACGGTCCTGTGCCTCGAAGCGGTCGGGCCGGTTGCCGCCCTGCTGTTCACCAGCCGGCCGCTCGCCAAAACGCTCTCGCGGCCGCTCGTTCTGGCGCTCCCCACTGAAACCACGATCCTGATTGCCGCCACGATCATTGCGGCCACCGCGTCCACGGCGGCGGCCGCGATCACGCCGGTCGTTCTGGAAGGGACGCTCCGGGCGAGCCTCCTGACGGCCCTCCGGCCGCTGGTCCTGCCGCTCGGGGCCGTCGGTGCGATCGAAGGCACGGTCGTACCGATTCTGGCTCTCCGTGCGCTCTCCGAAAACCCGCTCCATCGAGGCTTCGTAGCCGATTGGCTGGGGGTCGCGATACACCGGCCGGCCATCCCCGCGGGATTCGGCGGAGGGCTCTGCCCCCGATTCGCTGCGGGACTCACCACGGGACTCACCACGGGACTCGCTGCGCGGCTCATGGCGCGGCTCGCTGCGTGATTCGCTACGCGATTCGGAACGCGCCTGGTGGTCGGCGGAGGGAGAAGCGGGCGGAGCGGCATCGGCGCTCGCCTCGGTGCTTCGGGTGCGTCGTCCCACCCCGCGACGGGTTGGGGGAGGGGCGCTGTCATTGGATTCGGCCGCCGCGGGTTCGGACCCGGTGTCGGCCGCCGCCGGGCGGCGGGGCTGGCGAGGGCGACGGGGCCGGGGGGCGTCCGAGGCGTTCTCCTCCGAAGAGGGAGGGCTGGACGCTCCACTGGTCGGAGGGGCGTCGAGATATGGATTGTCGTCCCCGATCGATTCGGGGCGCGGCCGCGTGCGGGTGCTGGTGCGGCGGGAAGGACGTTTCGGTTCGGTCATTCGACTACTGCGTGTGATACGTGGGCTGCTGATCGGCGGGACTCGCCCGACGGACAGAGCACGGCCCGGACACTGCCTGCCGACGGCAGCCATGTGTCAAAGCCAACAGGACGGACACCCGCGAGGGTGTGGTCGCGCCATGGGAAGCCCGAAGCTGCCATGGGCGCTGGAAATGCAGGGTGTTCTGGACGGGGTGGGTAGGCCGTCGCGTGCGACGGAGAGGCGCGAAGGCCAATCCGATACTGCCAGGGTGGAGGCATCGTGCCTCCCATCTCTCGAATGGGCTGGACGGTCTGGCCGTGCCAGCCTCACCATGACGGCTTTGCCTCGACGGCAATCCGTTCGGGGCCACGCCTCAGCGCATCAATGAACTGGGCGCCGTGGCATCGCGTACTTCGAGGTGCTGCTCGATACCTCTGAAATCTACGTGATACGTTGAGTATTGCGAGCCCGGGGCAATCGCGCAACCCTGCGGAAGGACGGCCGCCGCACCGATCCGGTCACACCCGGCCGAGGGCCGGGGCGACCGCTGGGGAAACACCGCTGAGGTTCCTACCCCCATGGTCCGGATTTGTGTCTAGCTTTGTGTCATGATCGCTCCACTCAAGGACATTCCCGCGGCGCTGGCCGACGCGGTCGACGCTTACGAAGCCTCCGGTAACGTCGGGGCGCTCATGGAACGCCTGCACCATCTCCGGGACGGCGCCATGCCCGAT
The sequence above is drawn from the Gemmatimonas aurantiaca genome and encodes:
- the rho gene encoding transcription termination factor Rho, with protein sequence MYRDPQPIGYEASMERVFGERTESQNRYDRAFDRTDGPERQDQRPEGRQEARPERPFQNDRRDRGRRRGRGGRNDRGGNQDRGFSGERQNERPRERFGERPAGEQQGGNRPDRFEAQDRGGFRRNGRRGRNRFRRGDEGGANVGTEGTALPAPGAPSAPIGVEGTMSGWFDPSRDGGFLRRAVNSYLPDPTDPFVPPALVRLHQLRRGDRLDVTYGRDHRGRYLVVEVQTLNDGSPVVLEKRPDFNTLIASYPDRKLTLETGRPAKTGPELTRRAIDLIAPIGYGQRALIVAPARAGKTTLLQAIVEGVAINHPQAVLLILLVDERPEEVSEMITWGYGEVVASSFDMPPKRHVEVAEMTLERARRLVEQGKDVVIVLDSITRLARAHNTVDRGTGRTMSGGLDATAMQKPKAFFGSARMIAEQHGGGSLTIIATALVETGSRMDDVIFEEFKGTGNCEIKLDRSLADRRIFPAFDIATSGTRREEKLYRPDQLEKVHLLRRGLHQLPPQAGMEWLIKRIAATTNNDSLLDGL